One window of Syntrophorhabdus sp. genomic DNA carries:
- a CDS encoding flagellar protein FlgN, translating into MMTDAIIEMTKREEKTLKEFLTALQMERDAIISFSLDGIIAGNNKKEEILRKLEYLKAEKEKLLEGAGDREAIAADETIRSLNGSLAVVMKEVKTAMDKNMKLLSFSIDHVRSSIENIIGHISGNMGYGKKREDLSSVLLSKVI; encoded by the coding sequence ATGATGACGGACGCCATCATCGAAATGACGAAGAGAGAGGAAAAGACCCTGAAGGAGTTTCTGACGGCCCTTCAGATGGAGCGCGACGCCATTATATCCTTTTCACTGGATGGCATAATCGCGGGGAACAACAAGAAGGAAGAGATCTTGAGAAAGCTCGAGTACCTGAAGGCGGAGAAGGAAAAGCTGCTGGAGGGTGCGGGGGACAGGGAGGCCATCGCGGCCGACGAGACTATACGGTCCCTCAACGGGAGCCTGGCCGTGGTGATGAAAGAGGTAAAGACCGCCATGGACAAGAACATGAAGCTTCTCTCCTTCTCCATCGATCACGTCAGATCGTCGATAGAGAACATTATCGGACATATAAGCGGCAACATGGGTTACGGAAAAAAGAGAGAGGACCTCTCTTCCGTACTTCTCTCTAAAGTTATCTAA